The following are encoded together in the Daphnia magna isolate NIES linkage group LG8, ASM2063170v1.1, whole genome shotgun sequence genome:
- the LOC116929723 gene encoding transmembrane protein adipocyte-associated 1 homolog isoform X2, whose amino-acid sequence MQTGNPLESQKNTTVEAVPSDEEFFCKWVLYYEVGLSRVRIWDLAIFVPNFIFFLFMLVQFNRARLKLRATSSPIFATFFSLVVLNVLISLIRCVVSMTVNASLAAGDYADKVLWIIVRFFLLSTEMSVVIFGLAFGHLESKTSIRRVLLATSCISLAFSVSQGALEFVSPDESFHVHTKDYDLFGHGGMMFWFVSSIVFASVYAIITLLPWSRLRERLALPTKKNFYYYVGMLSVLNGIQCVGSGLLLYRVTECGLCIVDVTTLLYYTFLTPFVYYTFLADFFRRLRRRGKCFPTSPTFVFIAESGFGLHLSSQWLL is encoded by the exons ATGCAAACAGGCAATCCGTTGGAATCACAGAAAAACACAACAGTTGAAGCTGTACCTAGTgatgaagaatttttttgcaaatgggTTCTTTACTATGAAGTGGGGTTAtcacg TGTCAGAATATGGGATTTGGCCATTTTTGTCCCCAACtttatcttcttcttgtttatGCTTGTCCAGTTCAACAGAGCTAGACTGAAATTAAGAGCTACATCAAGCCCCATATTTGCCACATTTTTTAGTTTG gTGGTGTTAAATGTTTTAATTAGTCTAATTCGATGTGTAGTCTCAATGACAGTAAATGCCTCCTTAGCAGCAGGAGATTATGCAGATAAAGTTTTGTGGATAATAGTGcgtttttttctcctttcaaCTGAAATGAGTGTAGTCATATTTGGTCTTGCATTTG GGCACCTTGAAAGCAAAACCAGTATTCGAAGAGTACTGTTGGCAACCTCATGTATTTCTCTAGCATTCTCAGTTAGTCAAGGAGCTCTAGAATTTGTTTCCCCTGATGAATCATTTCATGTTCATACAAAGGACTATGATTTATTTGGTCATGGTGGAATGATGTTCTGGTTTGTTTCCTCCATAGTTTTTGCATCT gtGTATGCAATCATAACTTTGTTACCATGGTCAAGATTAAGAGAACGACTTGCGCTACCAaccaagaaaaatttttattattacgttGGCATGCTCTCTGTACTTAATGGAATCCAATGTGTCGGCAGCGGACTTCTTCTATATCGCGTGACGGAATGTGGTCTATGTATTGTGGATGTTACCACACTGCTTTACTACACTTTTCTGACGCCCTTCGTCTACTATACGTTCTTGGCAGATTTTTTCAG ACGACTCCGGAGAAGAGGAAAGTGTTTCCCTACCTCACCAACATTCGTTTTCATCGCTGAAAGCGGATTCGGACTACATTTATCAA GCCAATGGCTTCTATGA
- the LOC116929737 gene encoding uncharacterized protein LOC116929737, translating to MAKHRSRKSARSSSSSDSDSSSSSGSSGSNSDSSNFSDIQKAKNKKFQLKGEKSAILSKWIIKGLSEKDVKAAREAFKPSLKRDKKYDGSDLFTNPKLDESLYSALKKARNSAASVVNIDPQEKIYRKQTDLVLDLAKHILFMASQAKNKKKCRSDRITLKSALMLWSHLFRNITQARRFNILSQVHSDHTVLLSRAAEKLPIGSEDLFGDKFIRELLSQVKVASRVSTSVYATPASTSTPIKPSTSRTPASTPSTPLQARHTATIIVLPQTHQWMPSSSLCVQPK from the coding sequence ATGGCTAAACATCGTTCCCGTAAATCGGCAAGATCCAGTTCGAGTTCCGACTCTGATTCTTCTTCAAGTTCAGGTAGCTCTGGCTCTAACTCCGATTCAAGCAATTTTTCTGACATCCAGAAggccaaaaacaagaaattccAACTCAAAGGCGAAAAATCggccatcctttccaagtggaTCATCAAAGGCCTTAGTGAAAAGGACGTCAAAGCAGCAAGAGAAGCTTTCAAACCTTCTCTTAAACGTGACAAGAAATACGACGGTTCAGACCTTTTCACTAATCCAAAACTAGACGAAAGTTTGTATTCCGCCCTTAAAAAAGCTAGAAATTCTGCAGCTTCTGTCGTTAATATTGATCCTCAGGAGAAAATTTATAGGAAGCAGACCGATCTCGTCTTGGATTTAGCCAAACATATCCTGTTTATGGCCAGTCAGGccaagaacaaaaagaaatgtagaTCAGACCGTATCACACTCAAATCTGCATTGATGCTCTGGTCCCACCTTTTTCGCAACATCACGCAAGCCAGGCGCTTTAACATCTTATCACAGGTCCACTCAGATCACACTGTCCTACTTAGTCGTGCAGCGGAGAAGCTCCCTATAGGAAGCGAGGACCTGTTCGGTGATAAATTTATACGGGAGCTTTTATCACAAGTGAAGGTGGCAAGTCGAGTCAGCACCTCAGTCTACGCCACCCCAGCATCTACATCGACTCCCATCAAGCCTAGTACGAGCAGGACACCGGCATCTACTCCTTCAACGCCGCTACAGGCTCGTCACACCGCTACGATAATCGTGCTCCCTCAAACGCATCAATGGATGCCATCCAGCTCGCTCTGTGTTCAGCCTAAGTAG
- the LOC116929707 gene encoding uncharacterized protein LOC116929707 isoform X4, which yields MAASVKLVGFCFICKAIYDKENQKVSTFCVNKTNLESWQQKVGGITVGDRLCETHFAPHDVIKGFFVLDYFCPYKMWRLAENAIPQYFLTSQKPKKRKALVDKMENLSGLKTKHIDAKVIPNQSPRLTTRPKQKTTKKPAEETIIINQDAASAASPHCIGSSTTFEADAVGGDLRMETTINMDSIISSSVQLDTDDIVFDPSLSLFCSSLSTSAGVTVYSPSSSTTNNQSFEDVSALGIHRWNHDFLASFDPSMIRQRHTLGYKCSESFLSTSRLKGWLKMPI from the exons ATGGCGGCGTCAGTAAAGCTTgttggattttgttttatttgtaaaGCTATTTACGACAAGGAAAACCAGAAAGTTTCAACATTTTGTGTAAACAAAACTAATTTGGAATCTTGGCAGCAAAAAGTAGGCGGAATTACTGTTGGGGACAGATTGTGTGAAACACATTTTGCTCCACATGATGTTATTAAAGGATTTTTCGTGCTGGACTATTTTTGTCCTTACAAAATGTGGAGGCTTGCTGAAAATGCAATCCCACAATACTTCCTCA CATCACAGAAACCAAAGAAGCGTAAAGCACTAGTCgacaaaatggaaaatttgTCTGGATTAAAAACAAAGCACA TAGATGCAAAGGTTATTCCAAATCAGTCTCCCAGACTAACAACCAGACCAAAGCAGAAAACAACCAAGAAACCCGCAGAAGAAACAATAATTATCAATCAAGATGCGGCAAGTGCTGCATCACCTCATTGTATTGGTAGTTCCACTACATTTG AAGCTGATGCTGTGGGTGGAGATCTTAGAATGGAGACTACGATAAATATGGATTCCATTATATCATCATCAGTCCAACTAGACACTGATGATATCGTATTTGATCCGTCtctttcattgttttgttCCTCTCTGTCAACGTCAG CAGGTGTGACTGTGTATTCACCTAGTTCATCAACGACCAACAACCAATCTTTTGAAGATGTCTCTGCCCTCGGTATACATCGTTGGAACCA CGATTTTTTGGCATCGTTCGATCCGTCAATGATACGCCAACGGCACACTCTTGGCTACAAGTGTTCCGAATCCTTTCTCTCTACCAGCCGACTAAAAGGGTGGTTAAAAATGCCAATATAG
- the LOC116929707 gene encoding uncharacterized protein LOC116929707 isoform X2 — translation MAASVKLVGFCFICKAIYDKENQKVSTFCVNKTNLESWQQKVGGITVGDRLCETHFAPHDVIKGFFVLDYFCPYKMWRLAENAIPQYFLTSQKPKKRKALVDKMENLSGLKTKHIDAKVIPNQSPRLTTRPKQKTTKKPAEETIIINQDAASAASPHCIGSSTTFEADAVGGDLRMETTINMDSIISSSVQLDTDDIVFDPSLSLFCSSLSTSGVTVYSPSSSTTNNQSFEDVSALGIHRWNQDPVERFFGIVRSVNDTPTAHSWLQVFRILSLYQPTKRVVKNANIDEGEKGENMRILVQYKECLLKRFKDSTESAAQLRHSLREKMEKELVIRYVEKLEADPNCDTTENNLIYYMCGYLLNTRGWAIECEDCKSKMLTTEEYLPHQFEAADFTLSSTRGGLKLATPAMFQTFREVERIIRRHFQDGRHIYLRDSYELVISKICELNLIPVCCSNHPDSLPHLIMDYVLIRFHFESKRYRDLTLSKLKSNVHASKNKSTCVNTASLK, via the exons ATGGCGGCGTCAGTAAAGCTTgttggattttgttttatttgtaaaGCTATTTACGACAAGGAAAACCAGAAAGTTTCAACATTTTGTGTAAACAAAACTAATTTGGAATCTTGGCAGCAAAAAGTAGGCGGAATTACTGTTGGGGACAGATTGTGTGAAACACATTTTGCTCCACATGATGTTATTAAAGGATTTTTCGTGCTGGACTATTTTTGTCCTTACAAAATGTGGAGGCTTGCTGAAAATGCAATCCCACAATACTTCCTCA CATCACAGAAACCAAAGAAGCGTAAAGCACTAGTCgacaaaatggaaaatttgTCTGGATTAAAAACAAAGCACA TAGATGCAAAGGTTATTCCAAATCAGTCTCCCAGACTAACAACCAGACCAAAGCAGAAAACAACCAAGAAACCCGCAGAAGAAACAATAATTATCAATCAAGATGCGGCAAGTGCTGCATCACCTCATTGTATTGGTAGTTCCACTACATTTG AAGCTGATGCTGTGGGTGGAGATCTTAGAATGGAGACTACGATAAATATGGATTCCATTATATCATCATCAGTCCAACTAGACACTGATGATATCGTATTTGATCCGTCtctttcattgttttgttCCTCTCTGTCAACGTCAG GTGTGACTGTGTATTCACCTAGTTCATCAACGACCAACAACCAATCTTTTGAAGATGTCTCTGCCCTCGGTATACATCGTTGGAACCAAGACCCCGTTGAA CGATTTTTTGGCATCGTTCGATCCGTCAATGATACGCCAACGGCACACTCTTGGCTACAAGTGTTCCGAATCCTTTCTCTCTACCAGCCGACTAAAAGGGTGGTTAAAAATGCCAATATAGATGAGggagaaaagggggaaaacatGCGAATCCTAGTCCAGTACAAAGAATGTCTACTTAAAAGATTTAAGGACAGCACGGAGTCTGCTGCCCAACTGAGACATTCCCTACGAGAGAAGATGGAAAAAGAACTTGTGATACGATACGTCGAGAAGCTGGAAGCAGATccaaactgtgataccactgaaaataatttaatttattacATGTGTGGGTACTTGTTGAATACTCGTGGGTGGGCCATTGAGTGTGAAGATTGCAAATCTAAGATGTTAACGACAGAAGAATATTTGCCACACCAATTTGAAGCCGCCGACTTCACTCTGTCCAGTACTCGTGGTGGGCTGAAATTAGCAACTCCAGCCATGTTCCAAACTTTTCGAGAAGTGGAGAGAATCATCAGGAGACATTTTCAAGACGGCCGCCACATATACTTGAGGGACAGCTACGAACTagtcatttcaaaaatttgtgaacttaatttaattcccgtTTGTTGTAGTAACCACCCTGATTCACTGCCTCATTTGATCATGGATTACGTTCTAATTCGCTTCCATTTCGAATCCAAACGGTACCGTGATTTAACCCTTTCTAAACTAAAGTCTAATGTACATGCTagcaaaaataaatcaacATGCGTAAATACAGCCtccttaaaataa
- the LOC116929707 gene encoding uncharacterized protein LOC116929707 isoform X5 encodes MAASVKLVGFCFICKAIYDKENQKVSTFCVNKTNLESWQQKVGGITVGDRLCETHFAPHDVIKGFFVLDYFCPYKMWRLAENAIPQYFLTSQKPKKRKALVDKMENLSGLKTKHIDAKVIPNQSPRLTTRPKQKTTKKPAEETIIINQDAASAASPHCIGSSTTFEADAVGGDLRMETTINMDSIISSSVQLDTDDIVFDPSLSLFCSSLSTSGVTVYSPSSSTTNNQSFEDVSALGIHRWNHDFLASFDPSMIRQRHTLGYKCSESFLSTSRLKGWLKMPI; translated from the exons ATGGCGGCGTCAGTAAAGCTTgttggattttgttttatttgtaaaGCTATTTACGACAAGGAAAACCAGAAAGTTTCAACATTTTGTGTAAACAAAACTAATTTGGAATCTTGGCAGCAAAAAGTAGGCGGAATTACTGTTGGGGACAGATTGTGTGAAACACATTTTGCTCCACATGATGTTATTAAAGGATTTTTCGTGCTGGACTATTTTTGTCCTTACAAAATGTGGAGGCTTGCTGAAAATGCAATCCCACAATACTTCCTCA CATCACAGAAACCAAAGAAGCGTAAAGCACTAGTCgacaaaatggaaaatttgTCTGGATTAAAAACAAAGCACA TAGATGCAAAGGTTATTCCAAATCAGTCTCCCAGACTAACAACCAGACCAAAGCAGAAAACAACCAAGAAACCCGCAGAAGAAACAATAATTATCAATCAAGATGCGGCAAGTGCTGCATCACCTCATTGTATTGGTAGTTCCACTACATTTG AAGCTGATGCTGTGGGTGGAGATCTTAGAATGGAGACTACGATAAATATGGATTCCATTATATCATCATCAGTCCAACTAGACACTGATGATATCGTATTTGATCCGTCtctttcattgttttgttCCTCTCTGTCAACGTCAG GTGTGACTGTGTATTCACCTAGTTCATCAACGACCAACAACCAATCTTTTGAAGATGTCTCTGCCCTCGGTATACATCGTTGGAACCA CGATTTTTTGGCATCGTTCGATCCGTCAATGATACGCCAACGGCACACTCTTGGCTACAAGTGTTCCGAATCCTTTCTCTCTACCAGCCGACTAAAAGGGTGGTTAAAAATGCCAATATAG
- the LOC116929707 gene encoding uncharacterized protein LOC116929707 isoform X3, which yields MAASVKLVGFCFICKAIYDKENQKVSTFCVNKTNLESWQQKVGGITVGDRLCETHFAPHDVIKGFFVLDYFCPYKMWRLAENAIPQYFLTSQKPKKRKALVDKMENLSGLKTKHNAKVIPNQSPRLTTRPKQKTTKKPAEETIIINQDAASAASPHCIGSSTTFEADAVGGDLRMETTINMDSIISSSVQLDTDDIVFDPSLSLFCSSLSTSAGVTVYSPSSSTTNNQSFEDVSALGIHRWNQDPVERFFGIVRSVNDTPTAHSWLQVFRILSLYQPTKRVVKNANIDEGEKGENMRILVQYKECLLKRFKDSTESAAQLRHSLREKMEKELVIRYVEKLEADPNCDTTENNLIYYMCGYLLNTRGWAIECEDCKSKMLTTEEYLPHQFEAADFTLSSTRGGLKLATPAMFQTFREVERIIRRHFQDGRHIYLRDSYELVISKICELNLIPVCCSNHPDSLPHLIMDYVLIRFHFESKRYRDLTLSKLKSNVHASKNKSTCVNTASLK from the exons ATGGCGGCGTCAGTAAAGCTTgttggattttgttttatttgtaaaGCTATTTACGACAAGGAAAACCAGAAAGTTTCAACATTTTGTGTAAACAAAACTAATTTGGAATCTTGGCAGCAAAAAGTAGGCGGAATTACTGTTGGGGACAGATTGTGTGAAACACATTTTGCTCCACATGATGTTATTAAAGGATTTTTCGTGCTGGACTATTTTTGTCCTTACAAAATGTGGAGGCTTGCTGAAAATGCAATCCCACAATACTTCCTCA CATCACAGAAACCAAAGAAGCGTAAAGCACTAGTCgacaaaatggaaaatttgTCTGGATTAAAAACAAAGCACA ATGCAAAGGTTATTCCAAATCAGTCTCCCAGACTAACAACCAGACCAAAGCAGAAAACAACCAAGAAACCCGCAGAAGAAACAATAATTATCAATCAAGATGCGGCAAGTGCTGCATCACCTCATTGTATTGGTAGTTCCACTACATTTG AAGCTGATGCTGTGGGTGGAGATCTTAGAATGGAGACTACGATAAATATGGATTCCATTATATCATCATCAGTCCAACTAGACACTGATGATATCGTATTTGATCCGTCtctttcattgttttgttCCTCTCTGTCAACGTCAG CAGGTGTGACTGTGTATTCACCTAGTTCATCAACGACCAACAACCAATCTTTTGAAGATGTCTCTGCCCTCGGTATACATCGTTGGAACCAAGACCCCGTTGAA CGATTTTTTGGCATCGTTCGATCCGTCAATGATACGCCAACGGCACACTCTTGGCTACAAGTGTTCCGAATCCTTTCTCTCTACCAGCCGACTAAAAGGGTGGTTAAAAATGCCAATATAGATGAGggagaaaagggggaaaacatGCGAATCCTAGTCCAGTACAAAGAATGTCTACTTAAAAGATTTAAGGACAGCACGGAGTCTGCTGCCCAACTGAGACATTCCCTACGAGAGAAGATGGAAAAAGAACTTGTGATACGATACGTCGAGAAGCTGGAAGCAGATccaaactgtgataccactgaaaataatttaatttattacATGTGTGGGTACTTGTTGAATACTCGTGGGTGGGCCATTGAGTGTGAAGATTGCAAATCTAAGATGTTAACGACAGAAGAATATTTGCCACACCAATTTGAAGCCGCCGACTTCACTCTGTCCAGTACTCGTGGTGGGCTGAAATTAGCAACTCCAGCCATGTTCCAAACTTTTCGAGAAGTGGAGAGAATCATCAGGAGACATTTTCAAGACGGCCGCCACATATACTTGAGGGACAGCTACGAACTagtcatttcaaaaatttgtgaacttaatttaattcccgtTTGTTGTAGTAACCACCCTGATTCACTGCCTCATTTGATCATGGATTACGTTCTAATTCGCTTCCATTTCGAATCCAAACGGTACCGTGATTTAACCCTTTCTAAACTAAAGTCTAATGTACATGCTagcaaaaataaatcaacATGCGTAAATACAGCCtccttaaaataa
- the LOC116929723 gene encoding transmembrane protein adipocyte-associated 1 homolog isoform X1, producing MQTGNPLESQKNTTVEAVPSDEEFFCKWVLYYEVGLSRVRIWDLAIFVPNFIFFLFMLVQFNRARLKLRATSSPIFATFFSLVVLNVLISLIRCVVSMTVNASLAAGDYADKVLWIIVRFFLLSTEMSVVIFGLAFGHLESKTSIRRVLLATSCISLAFSVSQGALEFVSPDESFHVHTKDYDLFGHGGMMFWFVSSIVFASVYAIITLLPWSRLRERLALPTKKNFYYYVGMLSVLNGIQCVGSGLLLYRVTECGLCIVDVTTLLYYTFLTPFVYYTFLADFFSVAQPVLLFSYKSQIDDSGEEESVSLPHQHSFSSLKADSDYIYQANGFYDSTQLDTSSTPIHPLYAVSLRSPDSVTGYSISSVNADQSVAFHQ from the exons ATGCAAACAGGCAATCCGTTGGAATCACAGAAAAACACAACAGTTGAAGCTGTACCTAGTgatgaagaatttttttgcaaatgggTTCTTTACTATGAAGTGGGGTTAtcacg TGTCAGAATATGGGATTTGGCCATTTTTGTCCCCAACtttatcttcttcttgtttatGCTTGTCCAGTTCAACAGAGCTAGACTGAAATTAAGAGCTACATCAAGCCCCATATTTGCCACATTTTTTAGTTTG gTGGTGTTAAATGTTTTAATTAGTCTAATTCGATGTGTAGTCTCAATGACAGTAAATGCCTCCTTAGCAGCAGGAGATTATGCAGATAAAGTTTTGTGGATAATAGTGcgtttttttctcctttcaaCTGAAATGAGTGTAGTCATATTTGGTCTTGCATTTG GGCACCTTGAAAGCAAAACCAGTATTCGAAGAGTACTGTTGGCAACCTCATGTATTTCTCTAGCATTCTCAGTTAGTCAAGGAGCTCTAGAATTTGTTTCCCCTGATGAATCATTTCATGTTCATACAAAGGACTATGATTTATTTGGTCATGGTGGAATGATGTTCTGGTTTGTTTCCTCCATAGTTTTTGCATCT gtGTATGCAATCATAACTTTGTTACCATGGTCAAGATTAAGAGAACGACTTGCGCTACCAaccaagaaaaatttttattattacgttGGCATGCTCTCTGTACTTAATGGAATCCAATGTGTCGGCAGCGGACTTCTTCTATATCGCGTGACGGAATGTGGTCTATGTATTGTGGATGTTACCACACTGCTTTACTACACTTTTCTGACGCCCTTCGTCTACTATACGTTCTTGGCAGATTTTTTCAG TGTCGCTCAACCTGTTCTTCTGTTTTCATACAAATCCCAAATAGACGACTCCGGAGAAGAGGAAAGTGTTTCCCTACCTCACCAACATTCGTTTTCATCGCTGAAAGCGGATTCGGACTACATTTATCAA GCCAATGGCTTCTATGATAGCACTCAATTGGATACGAGCTCTACTCCGATTCATCCGTTGTATGCAGTGTCTCTCCGGAGCCCTGACAGTGTTACAGGTTATAGTATCTCTAGTGTAAATGCTGACCAGTCGGTCGCTTTCCATcagtaa
- the LOC116929745 gene encoding uncharacterized protein LOC116929745, with protein MTILLYHRLPSRSMLRGEPIDLLVSNVNILLSVSSLGSSRIDHKNKIARFVQPGRVVVPLLNKEKPFDNVQNPNKTPVSAAPKKSQKRSVGAKKHCSNISITNLFGDQRMESEREETPLDLPNLPIQPNILKSFPISKSLVPLLTTRVPAVDKQNPLINSPFERRGKSRNQFMHMPEELDQLDWAGLPEPKTKEQLDEIMRLFHAAVHERNVVCCVCDQFLRIE; from the exons ATGACAATTCTATTGTATCATAGGTTACCATCACGTTCAATGCTGAGAGGTGAACCAATAGATCTACTGGTGTCaaatgttaacattttacTGTCTGTAAG CTCTTTAGGTAGCTCTCGCATTGatcataaaaacaaaattgccagATTTGTACAACCAGGTAGGGTAGTTGTACCTCTATTGAACAAAGAAAAGCCTTTCGACAATGTACAGAATCCAAACAAAACTCCTGTATCTGCTGCACCCAAGAA GAGCCAGAAAAGAAGTGTTGGAGCTAAGAAACACTGTTCTAACATTTCTATTACTAATTTATTTGGTGATCAAag AATGGAAAGTGAGCGAGAAGAAACTCCTTTGGATTTACCAAACCTACCAATTCAACCAAATATTCTGAAATCTTTTCCAATCTCGAAATCATTAGTTCCACTTCTTACGACCAGAGTTCCTGCTGTTGATAAACAGAATCCTTTGATTAACTCTCCTTTTGAGAG AAGAGGAAAATCAAGAAATCAGTTTATGCATATGCCCGAAGAACTCGACCAACTAGATTGGGCTGGATTACCCGAACCGAAGACCAAAGAACAGCTGGATGAGATCATGCGCTTGTTTCACGCGGCAGTGCATGAACGCAATGTAGTTTGTTGTGTGTGCGACCAGTTTCTACGCATCGAATAA
- the LOC116929707 gene encoding uncharacterized protein LOC116929707 isoform X1 → MAASVKLVGFCFICKAIYDKENQKVSTFCVNKTNLESWQQKVGGITVGDRLCETHFAPHDVIKGFFVLDYFCPYKMWRLAENAIPQYFLTSQKPKKRKALVDKMENLSGLKTKHIDAKVIPNQSPRLTTRPKQKTTKKPAEETIIINQDAASAASPHCIGSSTTFEADAVGGDLRMETTINMDSIISSSVQLDTDDIVFDPSLSLFCSSLSTSAGVTVYSPSSSTTNNQSFEDVSALGIHRWNQDPVERFFGIVRSVNDTPTAHSWLQVFRILSLYQPTKRVVKNANIDEGEKGENMRILVQYKECLLKRFKDSTESAAQLRHSLREKMEKELVIRYVEKLEADPNCDTTENNLIYYMCGYLLNTRGWAIECEDCKSKMLTTEEYLPHQFEAADFTLSSTRGGLKLATPAMFQTFREVERIIRRHFQDGRHIYLRDSYELVISKICELNLIPVCCSNHPDSLPHLIMDYVLIRFHFESKRYRDLTLSKLKSNVHASKNKSTCVNTASLK, encoded by the exons ATGGCGGCGTCAGTAAAGCTTgttggattttgttttatttgtaaaGCTATTTACGACAAGGAAAACCAGAAAGTTTCAACATTTTGTGTAAACAAAACTAATTTGGAATCTTGGCAGCAAAAAGTAGGCGGAATTACTGTTGGGGACAGATTGTGTGAAACACATTTTGCTCCACATGATGTTATTAAAGGATTTTTCGTGCTGGACTATTTTTGTCCTTACAAAATGTGGAGGCTTGCTGAAAATGCAATCCCACAATACTTCCTCA CATCACAGAAACCAAAGAAGCGTAAAGCACTAGTCgacaaaatggaaaatttgTCTGGATTAAAAACAAAGCACA TAGATGCAAAGGTTATTCCAAATCAGTCTCCCAGACTAACAACCAGACCAAAGCAGAAAACAACCAAGAAACCCGCAGAAGAAACAATAATTATCAATCAAGATGCGGCAAGTGCTGCATCACCTCATTGTATTGGTAGTTCCACTACATTTG AAGCTGATGCTGTGGGTGGAGATCTTAGAATGGAGACTACGATAAATATGGATTCCATTATATCATCATCAGTCCAACTAGACACTGATGATATCGTATTTGATCCGTCtctttcattgttttgttCCTCTCTGTCAACGTCAG CAGGTGTGACTGTGTATTCACCTAGTTCATCAACGACCAACAACCAATCTTTTGAAGATGTCTCTGCCCTCGGTATACATCGTTGGAACCAAGACCCCGTTGAA CGATTTTTTGGCATCGTTCGATCCGTCAATGATACGCCAACGGCACACTCTTGGCTACAAGTGTTCCGAATCCTTTCTCTCTACCAGCCGACTAAAAGGGTGGTTAAAAATGCCAATATAGATGAGggagaaaagggggaaaacatGCGAATCCTAGTCCAGTACAAAGAATGTCTACTTAAAAGATTTAAGGACAGCACGGAGTCTGCTGCCCAACTGAGACATTCCCTACGAGAGAAGATGGAAAAAGAACTTGTGATACGATACGTCGAGAAGCTGGAAGCAGATccaaactgtgataccactgaaaataatttaatttattacATGTGTGGGTACTTGTTGAATACTCGTGGGTGGGCCATTGAGTGTGAAGATTGCAAATCTAAGATGTTAACGACAGAAGAATATTTGCCACACCAATTTGAAGCCGCCGACTTCACTCTGTCCAGTACTCGTGGTGGGCTGAAATTAGCAACTCCAGCCATGTTCCAAACTTTTCGAGAAGTGGAGAGAATCATCAGGAGACATTTTCAAGACGGCCGCCACATATACTTGAGGGACAGCTACGAACTagtcatttcaaaaatttgtgaacttaatttaattcccgtTTGTTGTAGTAACCACCCTGATTCACTGCCTCATTTGATCATGGATTACGTTCTAATTCGCTTCCATTTCGAATCCAAACGGTACCGTGATTTAACCCTTTCTAAACTAAAGTCTAATGTACATGCTagcaaaaataaatcaacATGCGTAAATACAGCCtccttaaaataa